One window from the genome of Pyruvatibacter sp. encodes:
- a CDS encoding GGDEF and EAL domain-containing protein — MALAVIRPCPPAFQGGAFIFTNTTTSRQGEQGTSARGALALAAALVLAALVLVAGFIAPAFAQAVPQGVPQDVSQAEQLLPPADNETEIADPEDADPKDAAAQSEPDAPAHVLNGDKQAVPVVVVDPAQPQVDLTSVVVTLRADREALLPDGTALVLSDDEVPFARVWKVIALQNNTDETQQRIVSIDRSAVWGAGIAPVRSGLSQLGAWRAASDASQDLAPQPIVNSARARAGEMRYLLTLPPDTTASFAIPFGSAAETPVQMWRADTLAAADAGRAAFSGLVIGALAIAFAFFAAQWAGQATSLTRAGTSAGSGVGSGAGSGALRLAALLTSAALAYELSAQGFFAAAFGWSAAWDARLGGVLLALATAAAAHVLAAERIRALSPDRERLARLAGWVALAAGLLVLVAPSVGLPFARLVAFAVALGGLAALTAGRGGDDDAQVPTPAAGELRAGWALLAITALLAALSSQGFMPRSPAVDMILHALAILGVLVVAYALAGPVAVSVARTAARRSLALGRGATGIAPAREQHLPDETAIRAEQRNALALAGASEAVWDLDVASGTLYVDPSLEAHLGLVPGSLCGRLETWMARVDRDDRRMVSQVLDENVALGNATFSLDMRLAHADPAQGSRWLELKATCFAGDDGSARRCVGTVGDITQRREEQAGLVRETLHDPLTGLANRPLFTDRLNRACRRARGTHERIALVLADLDRFKTVNESLGHAAADTVLAALAQRLSALIAPEDTLARIDGDTFALLIAGWSDDTGPADIAELVREAIAQPLEVSGREIFPTVSVGFTLREPHHESGEALLGEADIALRLAKRQGDTVQQYHPDMRPAADELATESGLRRALERGEIHLAYQPIMELATGRLAGFEALIRWHHPTRGIISPDDFVPLAERTGMIVPLGSFVLDRAAEDLAVWQRDFPQTPPLFSSVNVSSRQLLDDLPGKVAAVLERCALAPGSLRLEVTESLVMDDPHHAERILSALRDTGVKLALDDFGTGYSSLSYLQQFPFDVVKIDKSFVQRIGDAAVSTPAGGDGAIVRSVLSLASELELDVVAEGIEDDAARAQLQALGCTYGQGYLFGQPMEASAAHDFIARAID; from the coding sequence TTGGCGCTGGCGGTGATTCGTCCGTGCCCGCCAGCATTCCAGGGGGGTGCATTCATCTTCACGAACACCACCACCAGCAGACAGGGCGAGCAGGGCACGTCAGCGCGTGGCGCGCTCGCATTAGCTGCCGCACTGGTGCTTGCGGCACTGGTGCTTGTGGCCGGGTTCATAGCGCCCGCATTTGCGCAGGCCGTGCCGCAGGGTGTGCCGCAGGATGTGTCGCAGGCTGAGCAACTGTTGCCGCCCGCAGACAATGAGACCGAAATCGCTGATCCCGAAGACGCTGATCCGAAAGACGCTGCGGCACAGTCGGAACCCGATGCCCCCGCTCACGTTCTCAACGGCGACAAGCAGGCTGTGCCGGTTGTTGTGGTTGATCCCGCCCAACCCCAGGTGGACCTGACAAGCGTTGTCGTCACGTTGCGGGCAGACCGTGAGGCACTGCTGCCCGACGGCACGGCGCTGGTTCTCAGTGATGACGAAGTGCCTTTCGCCCGCGTATGGAAAGTCATCGCGCTGCAAAACAATACGGATGAAACACAGCAGCGCATTGTGTCGATTGACAGGTCGGCGGTGTGGGGCGCGGGCATTGCGCCCGTACGCAGCGGCCTGAGCCAGCTTGGTGCATGGCGCGCGGCATCGGATGCATCACAAGACCTGGCGCCACAGCCCATTGTGAACTCCGCGCGCGCGCGCGCCGGCGAAATGCGCTACCTGCTCACCCTGCCGCCCGATACCACCGCCAGCTTCGCCATTCCGTTTGGCTCGGCGGCTGAGACCCCCGTTCAAATGTGGCGTGCGGATACGCTGGCGGCGGCGGATGCAGGCCGTGCCGCCTTTTCCGGCCTTGTCATCGGCGCGCTGGCCATTGCCTTTGCGTTTTTCGCCGCCCAATGGGCCGGGCAGGCCACGAGCCTGACGCGAGCGGGCACGTCTGCCGGCTCTGGTGTCGGCTCTGGGGCCGGCTCTGGGGCGTTGCGCCTTGCGGCCTTGCTGACCAGCGCCGCCCTTGCCTATGAGCTGTCGGCGCAGGGATTTTTTGCAGCTGCGTTTGGCTGGTCTGCCGCGTGGGACGCCCGCCTTGGCGGGGTGTTGCTGGCGCTTGCCACGGCCGCCGCCGCCCATGTGCTGGCTGCTGAACGTATCCGCGCGCTGTCGCCGGATCGTGAGCGGCTGGCGCGGCTTGCCGGTTGGGTGGCGCTGGCCGCAGGCCTGTTGGTGCTGGTGGCACCGTCTGTCGGGCTGCCTTTCGCCCGCCTCGTCGCCTTTGCCGTGGCGCTTGGTGGCCTTGCCGCGTTGACCGCAGGGCGCGGTGGTGATGATGACGCGCAGGTGCCAACGCCTGCTGCGGGCGAACTGCGCGCCGGGTGGGCACTGCTGGCGATCACGGCCCTTCTGGCCGCGCTGTCATCCCAGGGCTTCATGCCGCGCAGCCCGGCGGTGGACATGATCCTTCATGCGCTCGCCATTCTGGGTGTGCTGGTTGTGGCCTATGCCCTGGCCGGGCCGGTTGCCGTCAGCGTGGCCCGAACGGCAGCACGCCGGTCGCTGGCGCTGGGGCGTGGTGCCACTGGCATTGCCCCTGCCCGTGAACAGCATCTGCCCGACGAAACCGCCATCCGTGCCGAACAGCGCAACGCGCTGGCGCTTGCCGGTGCCAGTGAAGCGGTGTGGGATCTCGATGTGGCGTCCGGCACGTTGTATGTGGACCCCTCGCTTGAGGCGCATCTGGGCCTTGTCCCCGGCTCCCTGTGCGGCCGCCTTGAAACGTGGATGGCGCGGGTGGACCGCGACGACCGCCGCATGGTGTCGCAGGTGCTTGATGAGAATGTCGCGCTGGGCAATGCAACCTTCAGCCTTGATATGCGCCTTGCCCATGCAGACCCCGCGCAGGGCAGCCGCTGGCTGGAACTCAAGGCCACGTGTTTTGCCGGTGACGATGGCAGCGCCCGGCGCTGCGTCGGCACTGTTGGCGACATTACCCAGCGCCGCGAGGAGCAGGCGGGGCTGGTGCGCGAGACCCTGCACGATCCGCTGACAGGCCTTGCCAACCGCCCGTTGTTCACGGATCGGCTCAATCGCGCCTGCCGCCGCGCCCGTGGCACCCACGAACGCATTGCGCTGGTGCTTGCCGACCTTGACCGCTTCAAGACGGTGAATGAGAGCCTGGGCCATGCCGCAGCCGACACGGTGCTGGCAGCTCTTGCGCAGCGCCTGAGTGCGCTGATCGCGCCTGAAGACACGCTGGCGCGCATCGACGGCGACACATTTGCGCTGCTGATTGCAGGCTGGTCCGATGACACCGGCCCCGCCGATATTGCCGAGCTTGTGCGCGAGGCCATTGCCCAGCCGCTGGAGGTTTCAGGCCGGGAGATTTTTCCAACCGTCTCCGTCGGCTTCACTTTGCGCGAGCCGCACCACGAAAGCGGTGAGGCGCTGTTGGGGGAGGCTGATATTGCGCTCAGGCTCGCCAAGCGTCAGGGCGACACGGTGCAGCAATACCACCCGGACATGCGCCCCGCGGCGGACGAACTGGCAACCGAGTCGGGCCTGCGACGCGCCCTTGAGCGCGGCGAGATACATCTGGCGTATCAGCCGATCATGGAGCTTGCCACCGGCCGACTGGCGGGGTTTGAGGCACTGATCCGCTGGCATCACCCGACGCGCGGCATTATTTCGCCGGACGACTTTGTGCCGCTGGCCGAACGCACCGGCATGATTGTTCCGCTTGGCAGTTTTGTGCTCGACCGTGCGGCAGAGGATCTGGCGGTGTGGCAGCGCGACTTCCCGCAGACACCGCCGCTGTTTTCAAGCGTCAATGTCTCCAGCCGTCAGTTGCTGGATGATCTTCCCGGCAAGGTCGCCGCCGTGCTGGAACGCTGCGCTCTGGCTCCCGGATCGCTGCGCCTTGAGGTAACGGAAAGTCTGGTGATGGACGACCCGCACCACGCAGAGCGCATTTTGTCAGCCCTCAGGGACACCGGCGTCAAACTGGCGCTGGATGATTTTGGCACCGGCTATTCGTCTCTCAGCTATTTGCAGCAGTTTCCGTTCGATGTGGTGAAAATCGACAAGAGCTTTGTGCAGCGTATCGGGGATGCCGCCGTTTCAACGCCCGCAGGCGGAGACGGCGCGATCGTGCGGTCGGTGCTCTCACTCGCCAGCGAGCTTGAACTCGACGTTGTGGCGGAAGGCATTGAGGATGACGCCGCACGCGCCCAGCTTCAGGCGCTTGGCTGCACCTACGGGCAGGGCTATCTGTTTGGCCAGCCCATGGAAGCCTCAGCCGCGCATGATTTTATCGCCCGCGCCATTGATTAG
- the sppA gene encoding signal peptide peptidase SppA, protein MRQFFITVAGVLTALIIAVFVVPVIIVAMVASSFAPAEEPLPDQMVVTLDLSTPIVQQRTPFFAFADTHTTLTLADLHAGLKRAAADDAVAALYIRGGDGFVNAATADEIVEALAPFRAAGKPVYGFAQDILETGLADYQVLAQAQTIWMQPTGSFMPAGLSGRLPYAKQALDEIGITADAVAFREYKGAMDIFTATQMSAPQREANQRMVDMIYANLATRIAEGRGFAAADLDAALEAAPFGAHQARTAGLVDDLAYERQVLDVVMEGLSDEADFVALADYAASRATATRDANAGVIAVIYGEGAIMPGESTPVSPFGGEATIGSDTMANAILDASEDEDVKAILVRINSPGGSASASDQVWDAIRAAQAKDIPVIASMGSVAASGGYYIPAGADLIIANPTTVTGSIGVIGAKFSLGGLLEKIGVNVDAVSSNPNADIWASDIPFSDEQRQRFSAWLETAYEDFKQRVAEGRELSPAETESIAKGRIWVGMDARDKGLVDRLGGFSTSLAAARELAGLEVDAPVELRAFPKPKTFQEELFGLALNAEAAVRTLTLMSALADHPEVSALVREITARDSAQVQHRARVPVVQ, encoded by the coding sequence ATGCGTCAGTTCTTCATAACGGTGGCCGGTGTTCTGACTGCGCTGATTATCGCCGTGTTCGTTGTTCCGGTCATCATCGTGGCCATGGTGGCCAGCAGCTTTGCCCCGGCCGAAGAACCATTGCCCGACCAGATGGTTGTCACCCTTGATCTGTCCACACCCATTGTGCAGCAGCGCACGCCGTTTTTTGCGTTTGCCGACACGCACACAACGCTGACCCTCGCAGACCTTCATGCCGGTCTGAAGCGTGCGGCGGCGGACGATGCGGTGGCAGCGCTTTATATCCGCGGCGGCGACGGGTTTGTGAATGCTGCGACCGCTGACGAAATCGTTGAAGCCCTTGCGCCGTTCAGGGCAGCGGGCAAACCCGTTTACGGATTTGCGCAGGACATTCTGGAAACCGGACTGGCTGACTATCAGGTTTTGGCGCAGGCCCAAACCATCTGGATGCAGCCCACCGGCAGCTTCATGCCGGCAGGGCTTTCAGGCCGTCTGCCTTATGCAAAACAGGCCCTGGACGAAATTGGCATCACGGCGGATGCCGTCGCATTTCGCGAATACAAAGGCGCGATGGATATTTTTACCGCCACGCAAATGAGCGCCCCCCAGCGCGAGGCCAACCAGCGGATGGTGGATATGATCTACGCAAACCTTGCCACCCGCATAGCTGAAGGCCGCGGCTTTGCCGCCGCTGATCTGGATGCAGCCCTTGAGGCAGCCCCCTTCGGTGCGCACCAGGCCCGCACGGCAGGTCTGGTGGATGACCTGGCCTATGAGCGGCAGGTGCTGGACGTGGTGATGGAAGGGCTCAGTGATGAGGCTGATTTTGTAGCCCTCGCAGACTACGCAGCCAGCCGCGCGACCGCCACCAGGGACGCAAATGCAGGCGTGATTGCCGTCATCTATGGCGAAGGCGCCATCATGCCCGGCGAGAGCACGCCGGTCAGCCCGTTTGGCGGCGAGGCGACTATCGGGTCGGACACCATGGCCAACGCCATTCTGGATGCGTCAGAGGACGAAGACGTAAAAGCCATCCTTGTACGGATCAATTCACCGGGCGGATCCGCCTCCGCGTCGGACCAGGTGTGGGACGCCATCCGCGCCGCGCAGGCCAAGGACATTCCGGTGATTGCCTCCATGGGGTCTGTCGCTGCATCAGGCGGATACTACATTCCCGCCGGGGCTGACCTTATCATTGCCAACCCCACCACCGTCACAGGATCAATCGGTGTGATCGGCGCCAAGTTCTCGCTTGGCGGATTGCTTGAGAAAATCGGCGTCAATGTGGATGCGGTCTCCAGCAATCCCAATGCTGACATCTGGGCATCGGACATACCGTTCTCGGACGAACAGCGGCAGCGGTTTTCCGCGTGGCTTGAAACCGCCTACGAGGATTTCAAGCAGCGCGTGGCGGAGGGCCGCGAGCTGTCACCCGCTGAAACCGAAAGTATTGCAAAGGGCCGTATCTGGGTCGGCATGGATGCGCGTGACAAAGGCCTTGTGGACCGGCTGGGCGGCTTTTCCACCTCCCTCGCCGCCGCCCGCGAGCTTGCCGGGCTGGAAGTGGATGCGCCTGTTGAACTGCGCGCGTTCCCCAAGCCAAAAACGTTTCAGGAAGAACTGTTCGGGCTGGCCCTCAATGCGGAAGCCGCCGTCAGGACGCTGACGCTGATGTCAGCGCTTGCAGATCACCCCGAAGTATCGGCCCTGGTACGCGAGATAACGGCACGCGACAGCGCACAGGTGCAGCACCGCGCCCGGGTACCTGTTGTTCAGTAG
- the pip gene encoding prolyl aminopeptidase, whose product MTLGSRMYETPPRRDNYPPIEPYASGRLKVSDLHEIYYEQSGNPLGTPALVLHGGPGGGSNPTMRRSHDPDHYRIILFDQRGCGRSTPYAELRDNTTWDLVADIERLREHLGIERWQVTGGSWGSALALAYAQTHPDRVTQMVLRGIFTLRKVELDWFYAGLAGQNGTGALFPEAFEKYVAPIPPDERHDMISAYYARLTSDDASVRLEAARAWSTWEGSTLSLLPDPEREARFGADDFAEAFARIECHYFINHGFFERDDQLIANAHRLHGIPCVMVQGRYDVVTPVMTAWALKQAWPDADLKIVTDAGHTATEPGIIHEFVTATDSFR is encoded by the coding sequence ATGACACTTGGCAGCCGCATGTATGAGACACCGCCCCGGCGTGACAACTATCCGCCGATAGAGCCTTACGCGTCCGGTCGCCTCAAAGTCAGCGATCTGCACGAGATTTATTACGAGCAATCCGGCAATCCGCTCGGCACGCCTGCGCTGGTGCTGCATGGCGGACCCGGCGGTGGCTCAAACCCTACCATGCGCCGCAGCCATGACCCGGACCATTACCGCATTATTCTGTTTGATCAGCGCGGCTGCGGGCGCTCAACGCCGTACGCGGAGCTGCGCGACAACACCACCTGGGATCTGGTGGCGGACATTGAGCGGCTGCGGGAGCATCTGGGCATTGAGCGCTGGCAGGTGACGGGCGGCTCATGGGGTTCGGCGCTGGCGCTGGCCTATGCGCAAACGCACCCGGACCGGGTCACGCAAATGGTGCTGCGCGGCATTTTTACCCTGCGCAAGGTGGAGCTGGACTGGTTTTACGCGGGCCTTGCGGGCCAAAACGGCACCGGCGCGCTTTTTCCCGAAGCATTTGAAAAATATGTGGCGCCGATCCCGCCGGACGAGCGTCACGACATGATTTCAGCCTACTACGCGCGCCTCACCAGTGACGACGCAAGCGTGCGGCTTGAAGCAGCCCGGGCGTGGAGCACGTGGGAAGGCTCAACACTGTCGCTGCTGCCCGACCCCGAACGCGAGGCACGCTTTGGCGCGGACGACTTTGCCGAGGCGTTTGCCCGCATCGAGTGTCACTACTTCATAAATCACGGGTTCTTTGAGCGCGACGATCAGCTCATTGCCAACGCCCACAGACTGCACGGCATTCCCTGCGTCATGGTTCAGGGCCGTTACGACGTGGTAACGCCTGTTATGACAGCATGGGCGCTCAAACAGGCATGGCCGGATGCAGACCTCAAAATTGTCACCGATGCGGGTCATACGGCGACGGAGCCAGGCATCATCCATGAGTTCGTAACGGCGACAGACAGTTTCCGGTAA
- a CDS encoding ribonucleoside-diphosphate reductase subunit alpha gives MFQTQAVQFEKRGRVEVDRSRDALLTDFGRETLIDRYLMPGEGFQDLFARVASFYGDDDAHAQRIYDYISNLWFMPATPVLSNGGTERGLPISCFLNEANDSLDGIVGLWNENVWLAAKGGGIGSYWGNLRSIGETVGGVGKTSGIIPFIRVMDSLTLAISQGSLRRGSAAVYLDINHPEIEEFIELRRPTGGDPNRKTPNLHHGVVISDKFMRAVEQDEEWALLSPKDGAVIRSIGARDLWIRLLMARIETGEPYMIFGDHVNDAIPEHHKLAGLNVKMSNLCSEITLPTGIDHLGEERTAVCCLSSVNAEKYDEWVNEEMFLEDIMRFLDNVLQDFIDRAPDAMSRARYAAQRERSVGLGVMGLHSFFQAKMIPFESVMAKVWNKKIFKHIDEGVSAASVKLAHERGPCPDAADYGIMERFSNKTAVAPTASISIICGGTSAGIEPFAANAYTHKTLSGSFSVRNKYLKQLLAEKGRDDADTWSSITINGGSVQHLDCLTQDEKDVFKTAFELDQRWVVEHAGDRSEYIDQSQSVNVFLPADVHKRDLHQIHMLAWKRGVKSLYYCRSLSIQRAEKKEEAPLVTATPDVAKLPLRQLDDLPLAAAAESAAKAATQPGVAINPAETNDYDECLACQ, from the coding sequence ATGTTTCAGACGCAGGCAGTACAGTTTGAAAAGCGCGGCCGGGTTGAGGTGGATCGTTCACGCGATGCCCTGCTGACGGATTTTGGCCGCGAAACCCTGATCGACCGCTATTTGATGCCCGGTGAGGGGTTTCAGGACCTGTTCGCGCGCGTTGCCTCGTTTTATGGCGACGACGACGCCCACGCCCAGCGCATTTACGATTACATTTCCAATCTGTGGTTCATGCCCGCAACGCCGGTGCTCTCCAACGGCGGCACCGAGCGCGGCCTACCGATTTCGTGCTTTTTGAACGAAGCCAATGACAGCCTCGACGGCATTGTCGGCCTGTGGAACGAAAATGTGTGGCTGGCGGCCAAGGGCGGCGGCATCGGCTCCTACTGGGGCAATCTGCGCTCCATCGGTGAGACGGTCGGCGGCGTTGGCAAGACATCCGGCATCATCCCGTTCATTCGGGTGATGGATTCGCTCACGCTGGCCATTTCGCAGGGGTCTTTGCGTCGCGGGTCGGCGGCTGTGTATCTCGACATCAACCACCCGGAAATCGAAGAGTTCATCGAGCTGCGTCGTCCCACCGGCGGTGACCCCAACCGCAAGACGCCCAACCTGCACCACGGCGTTGTCATTTCCGACAAGTTCATGCGCGCTGTTGAGCAGGACGAGGAATGGGCGTTGCTGAGCCCGAAAGACGGTGCGGTCATCCGCTCGATCGGCGCGCGCGATCTGTGGATCCGTCTGCTGATGGCCCGCATTGAAACCGGCGAGCCCTACATGATCTTTGGCGATCACGTGAATGACGCAATTCCTGAGCATCACAAGCTGGCCGGCCTCAACGTCAAGATGTCCAACCTGTGCTCGGAAATCACCCTGCCCACCGGCATTGATCATCTGGGCGAGGAGCGCACGGCTGTGTGCTGTCTGTCGTCGGTCAACGCCGAAAAATACGACGAATGGGTGAACGAGGAGATGTTCCTCGAAGACATCATGCGCTTCCTCGACAATGTGTTGCAGGACTTCATCGACCGTGCGCCCGACGCCATGTCGCGCGCCCGCTATGCCGCCCAGCGCGAACGCTCCGTTGGCCTTGGCGTCATGGGCCTGCACTCGTTCTTCCAGGCCAAGATGATCCCGTTTGAAAGCGTGATGGCGAAGGTCTGGAACAAGAAGATTTTCAAGCACATTGATGAAGGTGTGTCGGCAGCCTCCGTCAAGCTGGCGCATGAGCGCGGGCCGTGCCCGGATGCGGCTGACTACGGCATCATGGAGCGGTTCTCCAACAAGACCGCGGTTGCGCCCACGGCCTCCATCTCCATCATCTGCGGTGGCACGTCGGCGGGCATTGAGCCGTTTGCCGCCAACGCCTACACCCACAAGACCCTGTCGGGGTCATTCAGTGTGCGGAACAAATATCTCAAGCAGCTGCTGGCTGAAAAAGGCCGTGACGATGCTGACACATGGTCGTCCATCACCATCAATGGCGGCTCGGTGCAGCACCTTGATTGCCTGACGCAGGACGAAAAGGACGTGTTCAAGACAGCGTTCGAACTCGACCAGCGCTGGGTTGTGGAGCACGCGGGCGACCGCTCGGAATATATCGACCAGTCACAGTCGGTGAATGTGTTCCTGCCCGCAGACGTGCACAAGCGCGACCTGCACCAGATCCACATGCTGGCGTGGAAGCGCGGCGTGAAATCGCTCTACTATTGTCGCTCGCTGTCGATCCAGCGCGCCGAAAAGAAAGAGGAAGCCCCCCTCGTCACGGCAACCCCGGACGTGGCCAAGCTGCCCCTGCGCCAACTCGACGACCTGCCGCTTGCAGCCGCCGCTGAAAGCGCCGCCAAGGCGGCCACCCAGCCTGGCGTGGCTATCAACCCTGCTGAAACCAACGATTACGACGAGTGCCTCGCCTGCCAGTAG
- a CDS encoding ribonucleotide-diphosphate reductase subunit beta, translating into MTLLDERLTYKPFRYPWAYEAWLTQQRIHWLPEEVPMAEDVKDWHHKLDDKERNLLTQIFRFFVQADVEVNNCYMKNYMGVFKPTEVLMMLSAFSNMETIHVAAYSHLLDTLGMPEVEYEAFLKYAEMKDKYDFMQEWGTETKSDVAKTLAVFGGFTEGVQLFASFAVLMNFPRFNKMKGMGQIVTWSARDESLHCNSILRLFRTWVDEFPECWDEQTQRDVYKACETIIHHEDAFIDLAFEMGGVEGLDAQGVKDYIRYIADRRLGQIRLQPIYGIDKNPLPWMDEMLNGIEHTNFFENRATEYSKASTRGSWEDAFAD; encoded by the coding sequence ATGACCCTTCTCGACGAACGCCTCACCTACAAGCCCTTCCGTTATCCGTGGGCCTATGAAGCCTGGCTCACCCAGCAGCGCATTCACTGGCTGCCGGAAGAAGTGCCGATGGCCGAAGACGTCAAGGACTGGCACCACAAGCTGGACGACAAGGAGCGCAATCTGCTGACGCAGATTTTCCGCTTCTTCGTGCAGGCCGATGTGGAAGTGAACAACTGCTACATGAAAAACTACATGGGTGTGTTCAAGCCCACGGAAGTTTTGATGATGCTGTCGGCGTTCTCCAACATGGAAACCATCCATGTGGCCGCCTATTCCCACCTGCTCGATACACTGGGAATGCCGGAAGTCGAATACGAAGCCTTCCTCAAATACGCCGAGATGAAGGACAAATACGACTTCATGCAGGAGTGGGGCACGGAAACAAAATCAGACGTCGCCAAGACGCTGGCGGTGTTCGGCGGCTTCACCGAAGGCGTGCAGCTATTTGCATCGTTCGCCGTGCTGATGAACTTCCCGCGCTTCAACAAGATGAAAGGCATGGGCCAGATCGTCACGTGGTCAGCCCGCGATGAGAGCCTGCACTGCAACTCCATCCTGCGCCTGTTCCGCACCTGGGTTGATGAGTTCCCGGAGTGCTGGGACGAGCAGACCCAGCGCGATGTGTACAAGGCGTGTGAAACCATCATCCACCATGAAGACGCCTTCATCGATCTGGCGTTCGAAATGGGCGGCGTCGAAGGCCTCGATGCGCAGGGCGTGAAGGATTACATCCGCTACATCGCCGACCGGCGTCTGGGACAGATCCGCCTGCAACCCATCTACGGCATCGACAAAAACCCGCTGCCCTGGATGGACGAAATGCTCAACGGCATTGAGCACACCAACTTCTTCGAAAACCGCGCCACGGAATATTCCAAGGCCTCCACGCGCGGTAGCTGGGAAGACGCCTTCGCGGACTAG
- a CDS encoding NAD(P)H-dependent oxidoreductase, translated as MTASAKKIFVWVAHPKATSLCGALADSYEAGAIAQGAQVRRMNLSDMSFDLNFEGYKDPYADGKKSDANGALEPDLMQWQSNMRWADHVMIVHPYWWGAMPTKAKAVLDRALTPGFAFKYHQRGVKWDKLLAGKTADAIITSDTPPLLDTLLYRSPGRRVIKNQVLDFCGIKSKNVVQFGSVKLASDKKISRWIGKAERLGKLAA; from the coding sequence ATGACTGCATCAGCAAAGAAGATTTTTGTCTGGGTCGCGCACCCCAAAGCCACATCTTTGTGCGGCGCCCTTGCGGACTCCTATGAAGCCGGGGCCATTGCCCAGGGCGCGCAGGTCCGCCGGATGAACCTGAGTGACATGAGCTTTGACCTCAACTTTGAGGGCTACAAAGATCCGTATGCGGATGGCAAGAAGTCCGACGCCAACGGTGCGCTGGAGCCTGACCTGATGCAGTGGCAGTCCAACATGCGCTGGGCAGATCACGTGATGATCGTGCACCCCTACTGGTGGGGCGCGATGCCGACCAAGGCCAAGGCCGTGCTCGACCGCGCGCTGACACCAGGCTTTGCGTTCAAATATCACCAGCGCGGCGTCAAATGGGACAAGCTGCTGGCGGGCAAGACGGCAGATGCCATCATCACCTCCGACACCCCGCCCCTTCTCGACACCCTGCTCTATCGCAGCCCCGGTCGCCGGGTCATCAAGAACCAGGTACTGGATTTCTGCGGCATCAAATCAAAGAACGTGGTGCAGTTCGGCTCAGTGAAACTCGCCAGCGATAAAAAGATCAGCCGCTGGATCGGCAAGGCGGAGCGGCTGGGCAAACTGGCGGCATAA
- a CDS encoding TetR/AcrR family transcriptional regulator, which produces MSSDPSETKTRILSAALSLLEGGDVSIRMADVARAAGISRQALYLHYPNRADLLIATAKYIEDVEGMDARLAPSRAATSGLVRLDAYIDAWAGWLPVIHGTAAALLAMLPTDEAAAAAWSDRMRAHREGCEAAVKALAKDGNLTPDYSVRQATDVLWTLLSMHNWETLTQKCGWSHKRYVTATKDMARILLTHGAPSSV; this is translated from the coding sequence ATGTCAAGTGATCCATCCGAAACAAAAACCAGGATTCTGTCCGCCGCCCTTTCCCTGCTGGAAGGCGGGGATGTGTCAATCCGCATGGCTGACGTTGCCAGGGCAGCAGGCATCAGCCGACAGGCGCTGTATCTGCATTACCCAAACCGGGCTGATCTGTTGATCGCAACCGCCAAATATATCGAGGATGTGGAGGGCATGGACGCGCGCCTTGCACCAAGCCGTGCTGCCACATCAGGGCTGGTGCGCCTTGATGCCTACATAGATGCCTGGGCCGGGTGGCTGCCGGTCATCCACGGCACCGCTGCAGCGCTTTTGGCCATGTTGCCCACCGACGAAGCCGCCGCAGCCGCGTGGAGCGACCGTATGCGCGCCCACCGCGAAGGCTGCGAGGCGGCCGTAAAGGCATTGGCAAAAGACGGCAACCTGACGCCCGATTATTCGGTGCGGCAGGCAACGGATGTTCTTTGGACGCTGCTCTCGATGCACAACTGGGAAACCCTGACCCAAAAATGCGGCTGGTCGCACAAGCGCTATGTCACCGCAACCAAGGACATGGCCCGTATCCTGCTGACCCATGGCGCGCCCTCCAGCGTGTGA